Proteins found in one Corynebacterium freneyi genomic segment:
- a CDS encoding HNH endonuclease signature motif containing protein: MADTAHTDPAHHDDEHRPGDQQHAKQEDGKQQDGTHHGDKHDEDAPFEFPELRYAHENADDPLCAAGLDRNARDLIIAAAACPESLADVEHHLATLHPRLGVTRTEGFAYCDLGIALERLPRLAELLEERPFLPMSHMKAIATAVYCLSDEHLDAFCDRLLRYLAPKRPNQALVGWRSLSKQLCHIVEVLEPAVRPPDPPDDSKPPDPAEDPAFSVDERSPTHTSFKVTLRADEGREVLDSLDAVARAHRCSRTDALLHLIRSKTRVDVVFNVFRAFDGDRAWMSGVGWLSAVATEEWTKRATHLRLSSNGSTDGYAPTDAMDAFIEGRDGICRFPGCSCPAHKADDDHVMPYDAEDPASGGPTNTANLHKLCRRHHNLKTAKLWDVDAHPDGTEVWTSRDGKHTFTTMPEGPLAGFGRQTFDARLTRKTAVLREFNERRIAAEEEARRITEEALRVSDERLRADEEKYQELYGPNATHPDAHLSREEKLRKYPDVPPFGFLG; the protein is encoded by the coding sequence ATGGCGGACACCGCGCACACCGACCCGGCCCACCACGACGACGAGCATCGACCCGGCGACCAGCAGCACGCCAAACAAGAGGACGGCAAACAGCAGGACGGCACGCATCATGGCGACAAACATGACGAAGACGCGCCGTTCGAGTTTCCCGAGCTCCGCTACGCCCACGAGAACGCCGACGATCCGTTGTGCGCCGCCGGCCTCGACCGCAACGCACGTGATCTGATCATCGCCGCGGCCGCCTGCCCCGAGTCGTTGGCTGACGTCGAGCACCACCTGGCCACCCTCCATCCGCGATTGGGCGTCACCCGAACCGAGGGTTTCGCCTACTGCGACCTCGGCATCGCCCTGGAACGGCTCCCGCGGCTGGCGGAGTTGCTCGAGGAAAGGCCGTTTTTGCCGATGTCGCACATGAAGGCCATCGCCACGGCCGTGTATTGCCTCTCCGACGAGCATCTCGACGCGTTTTGCGACCGCCTACTGCGGTATCTCGCGCCGAAGCGGCCCAACCAGGCGTTGGTGGGCTGGCGCTCGCTGTCGAAACAGTTGTGCCACATCGTCGAGGTGCTCGAACCCGCTGTCCGGCCACCCGACCCGCCGGATGACTCCAAGCCTCCGGACCCGGCGGAGGACCCGGCGTTCAGCGTCGACGAGCGGTCGCCCACCCACACCAGTTTCAAGGTCACGTTGCGTGCCGACGAAGGCCGGGAAGTCCTCGACAGCCTCGACGCCGTCGCCCGGGCGCACCGATGTTCGCGCACCGACGCGCTGCTGCACCTGATCCGGTCGAAAACCCGGGTCGACGTGGTGTTCAACGTCTTCCGTGCGTTCGACGGCGATCGGGCATGGATGTCCGGCGTCGGGTGGCTGTCGGCGGTCGCCACCGAAGAATGGACGAAGCGGGCGACCCACCTGCGCCTGTCGTCCAACGGCTCGACCGACGGGTACGCGCCCACCGACGCCATGGACGCGTTCATCGAAGGCAGGGACGGCATCTGCCGGTTCCCGGGGTGCAGTTGCCCCGCGCACAAGGCCGACGACGACCACGTCATGCCCTACGACGCGGAGGATCCTGCGTCGGGAGGGCCGACGAACACCGCCAACCTGCACAAGCTTTGCCGACGCCACCACAACCTGAAGACCGCGAAACTGTGGGACGTCGACGCCCACCCGGACGGGACCGAGGTGTGGACCAGCCGCGACGGCAAGCACACGTTCACCACGATGCCGGAAGGACCGCTGGCCGGATTCGGCCGGCAGACCTTCGACGCCCGATTGACGCGCAAGACCGCCGTGCTGCGGGAATTCAACGAGCGCCGCATCGCTGCCGAAGAGGAGGCCCGACGGATCACCGAGGAAGCGTTGCGCGTGAGCGACGAGCGCCTGCGTGCCGACGAAGAGAAGTACCAGGAGCTCTACGGCCCCAACGCCACCCACCCCGACGCGCACCTGTCTCGCGAAGAAAAGCTGAGGAAGTACCCCGACGTCCCGCCCTTCGGATTTCTGGGATGA
- a CDS encoding CBS domain-containing protein, whose product MTDASPGGNATAFLAAFNDIEAHLRRDLRAKPSDGFKWMVNLSHRKHRLSDAQRSALMAFSDLRNAISHGEYRDGRPIADPLPETVADAERLARNLIDPPLVLDVLPQRRPVTVTPEDSVEKVFEVLAESTYSQFPVYDGGVDRGTCTSLLTTDAIAIWVAHDYGDDGRLEAKTVADVLGWAGSRDMPYFMPRNSTVQDAVTALTIPGDDGLVPRALIITEHGKPDQKPLRVVGGADLPILWAEVQIGSY is encoded by the coding sequence ATGACCGATGCATCTCCGGGTGGCAATGCCACGGCGTTTCTCGCCGCGTTCAACGACATCGAGGCTCATCTGCGCCGTGATCTGCGGGCAAAGCCGTCGGACGGGTTCAAGTGGATGGTCAACCTCAGCCACCGGAAGCATCGGCTTTCCGACGCACAGCGTTCCGCCCTCATGGCTTTTTCCGACCTTCGCAACGCGATCAGCCACGGCGAGTACCGGGATGGCCGCCCCATCGCGGATCCGCTGCCGGAGACGGTGGCGGATGCGGAACGTCTGGCGCGCAACCTCATCGATCCCCCGCTGGTTCTCGACGTGTTGCCCCAGCGCCGGCCCGTGACAGTCACGCCGGAGGACTCGGTGGAGAAGGTGTTCGAGGTTTTGGCCGAGTCGACGTACTCGCAGTTTCCCGTGTACGACGGCGGCGTCGACCGCGGCACGTGCACGTCGTTGCTGACGACGGATGCCATCGCCATCTGGGTCGCCCACGATTACGGCGACGACGGCCGACTGGAGGCCAAGACCGTCGCCGACGTCCTCGGTTGGGCCGGTTCGCGGGACATGCCGTACTTCATGCCCCGCAACTCCACCGTCCAGGACGCGGTGACCGCATTGACCATCCCCGGCGACGACGGCCTCGTTCCGCGTGCGCTCATCATCACCGAGCACGGCAAACCCGACCAGAAGCCGTTGCGCGTCGTGGGCGGCGCCGACCTGCCGATCCTGTGGGCCGAAGTGCAGATCGGGTCGTATTAG
- a CDS encoding DUF4112 domain-containing protein, whose protein sequence is MNANEPDRNRRGGAEQPRSLNRTSRLIAHVMDDLFTIPGTNRRVGLDPLVGLVPGLGDAAGAVAATGLVIDGIRYRVPFVVLLRMALNLLLDMVIGAIPVAGDAFDFFFRANIRNERLMLKAIDDPAGTAKSSKRYLIGAAILLVVLVVLIVALAIGAVWGLIALIQAGY, encoded by the coding sequence ATGAACGCGAATGAACCGGATCGGAACCGACGCGGCGGGGCGGAGCAGCCTCGGTCGCTCAATCGAACGTCGCGGTTGATCGCGCACGTCATGGACGACCTGTTCACGATCCCCGGAACCAATCGCCGCGTGGGGCTGGATCCGCTCGTGGGACTCGTCCCGGGGCTTGGCGACGCCGCCGGAGCCGTCGCGGCCACGGGGCTGGTCATCGACGGCATCCGCTATCGGGTGCCGTTCGTCGTCCTGCTGCGAATGGCGTTGAACCTGCTGCTCGACATGGTCATCGGTGCCATTCCCGTTGCAGGCGACGCGTTCGATTTCTTTTTCCGGGCCAACATCCGCAACGAGCGGCTGATGCTCAAAGCAATCGACGACCCCGCCGGGACGGCGAAGTCGTCGAAACGCTATCTGATCGGCGCGGCGATCCTGCTGGTCGTGCTCGTGGTGCTCATCGTCGCGCTCGCGATCGGCGCGGTCTGGGGCCTCATCGCGCTCATACAGGCGGGGTACTGA